One genomic segment of Burkholderia pyrrocinia includes these proteins:
- a CDS encoding tail fiber domain-containing protein, translated as MTTIIGTLPSTLQNGTTADASQVMTILNFIVNQVNANAQAAGSYAQLSGAAFTGPISVSVTGSSFTGRNLFNINGAGQGEVGLQNTTGSYFYMRGRSASGGMEWVNNAYSAVVAFMDDGGNFTATGLTASSDRRLKSHVKRIRSATEVVLAWVGVTFQRKGDKTKRRHAGFVADDMMESAPELIFEDERGFKSIAYGNASAYLAVAFQELEARVRKLESKK; from the coding sequence ATGACCACCATTATCGGCACGTTGCCGAGCACGTTGCAGAACGGTACGACCGCAGATGCGTCGCAGGTCATGACGATCCTGAATTTCATCGTCAATCAGGTCAACGCCAACGCCCAGGCCGCCGGGAGCTATGCGCAGCTGAGTGGCGCCGCGTTCACCGGGCCGATTTCCGTGAGCGTGACGGGTTCCTCATTCACCGGGCGAAACCTTTTCAACATCAACGGTGCGGGCCAAGGGGAAGTCGGCCTACAAAATACGACCGGCAGTTATTTCTATATGCGCGGTCGATCGGCATCCGGCGGCATGGAGTGGGTCAACAATGCCTATTCGGCAGTCGTCGCCTTCATGGATGACGGCGGCAATTTCACGGCGACAGGACTCACCGCATCTTCCGATCGGCGTCTGAAATCGCATGTCAAGCGCATTCGAAGCGCCACCGAGGTGGTATTGGCGTGGGTCGGGGTCACGTTTCAACGGAAGGGCGACAAGACCAAACGGCGGCATGCCGGCTTCGTCGCCGACGACATGATGGAGAGCGCGCCCGAACTCATCTTCGAAGACGAAAGGGGCTTCAAGAGCATCGCCTACGGCAATGCATCTGCTTACCTCGCCGTTGCCTTTCAGGAACTGGAGGCGCGCGTGCGCAAGCTGGAGTCGAAGAAATGA
- a CDS encoding glycoside hydrolase family 108 protein, with the protein MSSFDDAFEALMGNEGGYSNNPADPGGETMWGVTARVARANGYGGDMRSMPQATARLIAKRVYWDPYYCDQFDPRVAFQVFDAAYNGGLPVTWLQEAAGLKPDGRIGPVTIAAVNATDPVRLVARFLAYRLKYLADLHSWPSFSHGWANRIANNLLKGAA; encoded by the coding sequence ATGAGCAGCTTCGACGACGCCTTCGAAGCCCTGATGGGCAATGAAGGCGGGTACTCGAACAATCCAGCCGACCCGGGAGGCGAGACGATGTGGGGCGTTACGGCCCGCGTCGCGCGCGCGAACGGGTATGGCGGCGACATGCGCTCGATGCCGCAGGCAACCGCTCGGCTGATCGCGAAGCGGGTCTACTGGGATCCGTACTACTGCGATCAGTTCGACCCGCGCGTGGCGTTCCAGGTGTTCGACGCGGCGTACAACGGCGGGCTGCCGGTGACATGGCTGCAGGAAGCGGCCGGGCTGAAGCCCGACGGTCGGATCGGTCCGGTGACGATCGCTGCGGTGAACGCTACGGATCCGGTGCGGCTCGTCGCACGGTTCCTCGCATACCGGCTGAAATACCTCGCCGATCTGCACAGCTGGCCGTCGTTCAGCCACGGATGGGCGAACCGCATCGCCAACAACCTTTTGAAGGGAGCCGCGTGA
- a CDS encoding 3TM-type holin, with the protein MGFLDPISAVSDVVGKIIDRVWPDPAQAAAAKLQLLQLQQTGELAQITGQMQINQAEAQSTDPLQHWRGGMGWVCVAGYAWNFVLRPAMSDISALFGHHIVLTEMDLTQLATITIGMLGLGGMHVYQQVKGK; encoded by the coding sequence ATGGGATTCCTCGATCCGATTTCCGCAGTCTCAGATGTCGTCGGGAAGATCATCGATCGCGTCTGGCCGGACCCGGCGCAGGCCGCTGCGGCGAAGTTGCAGCTGCTCCAGCTTCAGCAAACGGGTGAGCTCGCGCAGATCACCGGCCAGATGCAGATCAACCAGGCCGAGGCGCAGAGCACCGACCCGCTGCAGCACTGGCGCGGCGGGATGGGCTGGGTGTGCGTGGCCGGCTACGCCTGGAATTTCGTGCTGCGCCCGGCGATGAGTGATATTTCTGCGCTTTTCGGACATCACATCGTCCTTACGGAAATGGATCTCACGCAGCTCGCGACGATCACGATCGGGATGCTCGGCCTCGGCGGCATGCACGTCTATCAGCAGGTCAAAGGCAAATGA
- a CDS encoding aspartyl/asparaginyl beta-hydroxylase domain-containing protein — MNNLVRIGAGIDTAPLLLAIARQPGLWDRHTARTAAEGSPHADVSDIWLRYNDEKPYKAAGDYTGFNDAHDAIFYPEWYALPQVRPIVFGLMARVEGTRLGGILITKLPAGKRILPHADDSWHVKHYNTKLYVPLQTNPKCINRVENDVVVMAPGDVWYFDNTKEHEVVNDGDDDRITLIVSIRCEK, encoded by the coding sequence ATGAACAACCTCGTCCGGATCGGCGCCGGCATCGATACCGCGCCACTGCTTCTTGCGATCGCCCGGCAACCTGGCCTGTGGGATCGCCATACCGCTCGCACTGCGGCGGAGGGTAGCCCGCACGCGGACGTTTCAGATATCTGGCTGCGCTACAACGACGAGAAGCCGTACAAGGCAGCGGGCGACTACACCGGATTCAACGATGCTCACGATGCGATCTTCTATCCGGAGTGGTACGCACTGCCGCAGGTGCGCCCGATCGTGTTCGGCCTGATGGCGCGCGTCGAGGGCACACGCCTTGGCGGCATTCTCATTACGAAGCTGCCGGCCGGGAAACGTATCCTGCCGCACGCGGACGACAGTTGGCACGTGAAGCACTACAACACGAAGCTGTACGTTCCGCTTCAGACGAATCCGAAGTGCATTAACCGCGTCGAGAATGACGTGGTCGTAATGGCGCCGGGAGATGTCTGGTACTTCGACAACACGAAGGAACATGAGGTGGTCAACGATGGCGACGACGATCGGATCACGCTGATCGTGTCGATCCGGTGCGAGAAATGA
- a CDS encoding cupin domain-containing protein — protein MSIKHHFTAGGVYAREQTLCAGEDVQKHVHDYDHLSYLAHGTAMLDVDGELQVLHGPCMLEVKAGRAHRITALTDLTWLCIHAESVADPETLMKG, from the coding sequence ATGAGCATCAAACATCACTTCACGGCCGGCGGCGTGTACGCGCGCGAGCAGACGCTGTGCGCGGGCGAGGACGTGCAGAAGCATGTGCACGACTACGACCACCTGAGCTATCTCGCGCACGGCACGGCGATGCTCGATGTCGACGGCGAGCTGCAGGTACTGCACGGGCCGTGCATGCTCGAAGTGAAGGCGGGGCGCGCGCATCGCATCACTGCGCTGACGGATCTGACGTGGCTCTGCATTCACGCCGAAAGCGTGGCGGATCCCGAAACCTTGATGAAGGGGTGA